A genomic region of Nostoc sp. UHCC 0702 contains the following coding sequences:
- a CDS encoding DUF3181 family protein, with protein sequence MAKTNTTELLEALASEIGENVYIDIAKWHLYLSDAKLHSVVAEQLYPLITSNAVSEDRVIKVLQSIPIKIGGGRRELPLLDLLPLQCQVNLVDILEKYQREF encoded by the coding sequence ATGGCTAAGACTAACACTACAGAACTACTAGAAGCCCTAGCATCGGAAATTGGCGAAAATGTTTATATAGACATTGCTAAATGGCATCTTTATTTATCTGATGCCAAACTCCATAGCGTGGTTGCTGAACAACTTTATCCCCTAATTACTTCCAATGCTGTAAGTGAAGATAGAGTCATAAAAGTATTGCAATCCATACCTATAAAAATTGGCGGTGGCAGACGAGAACTGCCTTTACTTGATTTACTGCCTCTACAATGCCAAGTCAACCTAGTGGATATTTTAGAGAAATATCAACGCGAATTTTAA
- a CDS encoding acetyltransferase: protein MLLQVKGSDELVKIIDIQELLDPNTDTVHGQDQEGQEEQEPDSFKKENLVFPSGETLPRCWLDANYRNAKAS from the coding sequence ATGCTTTTACAAGTCAAAGGTTCTGACGAGTTAGTAAAAATTATTGACATTCAAGAATTACTTGACCCTAATACTGATACTGTTCATGGACAAGACCAAGAAGGTCAAGAAGAACAAGAACCTGATTCTTTTAAAAAAGAAAATCTTGTTTTTCCTTCTGGCGAAACTCTACCACGCTGCTGGTTAGATGCTAACTATAGAAATGCCAAAGCTTCATAA
- a CDS encoding DUF4281 domain-containing protein — MNITQLFNVANFFVLPFWALMILLPNWKVTRRVMESYLPFVVLAGAYLYLFISSITPENAQALSNPQLADIARFFSDEKAAATGWIHFLVMDLFVGRWIYLEGQKTGIWTIHSLSLCLFAGPLGLVSHILTYWISKAFFPNSQQNQTATVAE; from the coding sequence ATGAATATCACTCAATTGTTTAATGTTGCAAATTTTTTCGTTTTACCCTTTTGGGCTTTGATGATTCTCCTGCCAAATTGGAAAGTGACACGGCGGGTAATGGAATCTTATTTACCTTTTGTAGTTTTGGCTGGGGCGTATTTGTATTTGTTCATTAGCAGCATTACACCAGAAAATGCCCAAGCTTTATCTAATCCTCAATTAGCTGATATTGCTCGATTTTTTTCCGATGAAAAAGCTGCTGCTACAGGTTGGATTCATTTTTTAGTAATGGATTTATTTGTCGGTCGCTGGATATATTTAGAAGGTCAAAAAACAGGTATTTGGACAATTCACTCTCTGAGTCTGTGTTTGTTTGCTGGCCCCTTGGGATTGGTTTCTCATATCTTAACTTACTGGATTTCTAAGGCATTTTTTCCCAATTCTCAGCAAAATCAAACTGCAACGGTTGCAGAATAA
- the cobW gene encoding cobalamin biosynthesis protein CobW — translation MATKIPVTVITGFLGSGKTSLIRHLLQNNQGRRIAVLVNEFGELGIDGELLKSCQICPEDDDSESNIFELTNGCLCCTVQEEFFPTMQQLLKRRDSIDCILIETSGLALPKPLVKAFRWQEIRAGATVDAVITVVDCAAVAEGTFASDLAAIAAQRLADDSLEHETPLQELFEDQLACADLVVLSKTDLVDGETKAQVEELIKQELPRVVKIVESDRGTIDPSILLGLKAAVEDNLDSRPSHHDSEEEHDHDEEITSTHLILDRTFDPEKLQQELQKLVHQQEIYRIKGFVAVPNKSMRLVMQGVGTRFDKFYDRPWQPQEARQTRLVFIGRDLKSREIESQLIAL, via the coding sequence ATGGCTACAAAAATTCCTGTCACAGTAATCACAGGCTTTTTAGGCAGTGGTAAAACTAGCTTAATTCGCCACCTTCTACAAAACAACCAAGGACGCCGCATAGCAGTTTTAGTCAACGAATTTGGCGAACTCGGTATTGATGGCGAATTGTTGAAATCCTGTCAAATCTGCCCCGAAGATGATGATAGCGAAAGTAATATTTTTGAGTTAACTAATGGCTGCTTGTGTTGCACAGTCCAAGAAGAATTTTTCCCCACAATGCAGCAGTTACTCAAGCGGCGAGACAGTATCGACTGTATATTAATTGAAACTTCTGGTTTAGCTTTACCAAAACCTTTGGTGAAAGCTTTTCGCTGGCAAGAAATCCGCGCTGGTGCGACTGTAGATGCAGTAATTACTGTAGTAGATTGTGCAGCAGTAGCCGAGGGAACATTTGCTAGTGATTTAGCAGCGATCGCAGCCCAACGGCTAGCAGATGATAGCTTAGAACATGAAACACCATTGCAAGAATTATTTGAAGACCAACTGGCTTGTGCAGACTTAGTGGTGTTGAGTAAAACTGATTTGGTTGATGGTGAAACCAAAGCCCAAGTTGAGGAATTGATAAAGCAAGAATTGCCCAGAGTGGTGAAAATTGTCGAGAGCGATCGCGGTACAATCGACCCATCCATACTATTAGGATTAAAAGCCGCTGTCGAAGACAACTTAGATAGTCGTCCTAGTCATCACGACAGTGAAGAAGAACACGACCATGATGAAGAAATTACTTCAACACACCTAATATTAGACCGTACCTTTGACCCCGAAAAACTGCAACAAGAACTGCAAAAACTGGTACACCAACAAGAAATATACCGGATCAAGGGCTTTGTCGCAGTCCCGAACAAATCAATGCGCTTAGTAATGCAAGGTGTGGGAACAAGATTTGATAAATTTTATGATCGTCCTTGGCAACCTCAAGAAGCTAGACAAACCCGCTTAGTTTTCATTGGACGTGATTTAAAATCAAGAGAAATAGAATCACAACTAATCGCTTTATAA
- a CDS encoding RRXRR domain-containing protein, with the protein MIRVPVLDKNSKPLMATKASRARRWLKEGKAKVVHNGLNIFCIQLLVEASGCEQQPIALGIDPGKKFTGVGIQTTKFTLLMGHLVLPFSDITKKKDGRRLLRRARRGRRINRKVPFNQRAHRQKRFDNRKQNKLPPSIRANQELELRVTKELVKIFPITQITYEYIKAKGDKGFSPVMVGQKVMLQWLSEIAPINTQLGWQTSILRQQLGLTKDKKDKSKQTPETHAHDAIALASSNFMQFEKFHTASSRGHHWVGFVKITPAPFRVIARPNLFRRQLHFENPVKNIPGNRKRKGGTITPFGLRSGDLVKAEKAGKSYIGWIGGYTQTEKTKNVSVYDHNWRRIGQFSPAKVQLIKRSIKLCVKV; encoded by the coding sequence ATGATTCGTGTTCCAGTATTAGACAAAAATAGTAAACCTCTGATGGCAACAAAAGCCAGTCGCGCGCGGCGTTGGCTAAAAGAAGGCAAAGCCAAGGTGGTTCATAATGGCCTGAATATTTTTTGTATCCAATTATTAGTAGAAGCATCTGGATGTGAGCAACAACCAATAGCTTTAGGAATAGACCCTGGCAAGAAATTCACTGGGGTGGGGATACAAACAACCAAGTTCACTTTGTTGATGGGGCATCTGGTTCTGCCGTTTTCAGATATCACTAAAAAAAAGGATGGAAGGCGATTATTAAGACGTGCCAGACGCGGTAGACGTATTAATCGCAAAGTTCCATTTAACCAACGTGCCCATCGTCAAAAAAGATTTGATAACCGCAAACAGAACAAGCTGCCTCCTAGTATTCGCGCGAATCAGGAACTAGAATTGCGAGTTACTAAAGAGTTAGTAAAAATATTCCCCATAACTCAAATCACCTACGAATACATCAAAGCAAAAGGCGACAAAGGTTTTAGCCCAGTGATGGTTGGACAAAAAGTGATGCTGCAATGGTTGTCAGAGATTGCGCCAATCAATACACAACTTGGATGGCAAACTTCAATACTCAGGCAGCAATTAGGGTTAACTAAAGACAAAAAAGATAAATCAAAACAAACTCCAGAAACTCATGCACATGATGCGATTGCATTAGCTTCTAGTAATTTTATGCAGTTTGAAAAGTTCCACACAGCTAGTAGTCGTGGACATCATTGGGTAGGATTCGTCAAAATCACACCTGCACCATTTCGTGTTATTGCACGTCCAAATTTGTTTCGTCGTCAACTTCATTTTGAAAACCCAGTCAAAAATATTCCTGGTAACAGAAAGCGCAAAGGCGGAACAATTACACCATTTGGATTACGTTCCGGTGATTTAGTGAAAGCTGAAAAGGCAGGTAAATCTTATATTGGCTGGATTGGGGGGTATACTCAAACAGAAAAAACTAAAAATGTTTCTGTATATGATCACAACTGGCGCAGAATTGGACAATTTAGTCCAGCAAAAGTTCAACTTATTAAACGGAGTATAAAGCTATGCGTAAAAGTCTAA
- a CDS encoding heme oxygenase (biliverdin-producing) has translation MSSNLATKLRVGTKKAHTMAENVGFVKCFLKGVVEKNSYRKLVANFYFVYSAMEEEMEKHRRHPIVGKIHFTQLNRKHTLEQDLNYYFGANWREQIKLSKAGEAYVQRIREISQTEPELLIAHSYTRYLGDLSGGQILKSIAQTAMNLSDGEGTAFYEFADISDEKAFKAKYRQTLDELPIDDATADRIVEEANAAFGTNMKMFQELEGNLIKAIGLMLYNSLTRRRTRGSTELATAE, from the coding sequence ATGAGCAGCAATTTAGCAACCAAGTTACGTGTAGGCACGAAAAAAGCTCACACAATGGCAGAGAATGTAGGTTTTGTCAAGTGCTTTTTAAAAGGAGTGGTAGAGAAAAACTCTTATCGGAAGCTAGTTGCTAACTTTTACTTCGTCTATTCGGCGATGGAAGAGGAGATGGAAAAGCACCGTCGGCACCCAATTGTTGGCAAAATTCACTTTACCCAACTTAACCGCAAGCATACCTTAGAGCAAGACCTGAATTACTATTTTGGTGCGAATTGGCGGGAACAAATCAAACTCTCAAAAGCAGGTGAAGCTTATGTGCAACGCATCCGCGAGATATCTCAAACAGAACCGGAATTGTTAATTGCCCATTCCTACACTCGTTACTTAGGTGACTTATCCGGGGGACAAATTCTCAAAAGCATTGCCCAAACAGCAATGAACCTATCTGATGGAGAAGGTACAGCCTTCTATGAATTTGCAGACATCTCTGATGAGAAAGCATTCAAAGCTAAATATCGTCAAACTTTGGATGAACTACCCATTGATGATGCAACAGCCGATCGCATTGTTGAAGAAGCCAACGCCGCCTTCGGTACGAACATGAAGATGTTCCAAGAATTGGAAGGCAACTTGATCAAAGCGATCGGTTTAATGCTATACAACAGCCTCACACGGCGTCGTACACGCGGCAGTACCGAACTTGCTACTGCTGAGTAA
- a CDS encoding phosphoglucosamine mutase: MVSSITRIQGDIRPTANKSEIGLEGNFTGNLISLPATPLFGTDGIRGRVGDLLSAPLALQVGFWAGVILRTHAKAIAPVILGQDSRNSGDMLAMALSAGLTAAGVEVWHLGLCPTPCVAYLTSITQAIGGVMISASHNPPEDNGIKIFGADGGKLSQALQAEIEAGLRGKISIADSVSNCGRHYSRLELIREYSQALKQPLQPQVNLQGLKIVLDLAWGAAVGLAPSVFQEMGAEVISLHNQADGDRINVSCGSTHLEILQATVQEHHADLGFAFDGDADRVLAVDNTGRQVNGDYILYLWGRYLQSTKQLPDSLIVSTVMANLGFERAWKQQGGNLIRTAVGDQYVQAEMARTGGMLGGEQSGHILCRHYGITGDGLLTALHIASLVKQAGVSLSELVDQSFQTYPQLLRNVRVEDRDRRLGWQNCQALQQAIDLAETAMGDAGRILVRASGTEPVVRVMVEAADAELANYWTNELVSQVQQHLVV; encoded by the coding sequence ATGGTCTCATCTATAACTCGGATTCAAGGCGACATTCGCCCAACTGCTAATAAATCGGAAATAGGTCTTGAGGGCAATTTCACGGGGAATTTAATATCACTACCAGCGACTCCTCTATTTGGTACAGATGGCATCCGTGGACGAGTGGGAGATTTATTGAGTGCGCCCTTGGCGTTGCAAGTGGGTTTTTGGGCAGGTGTGATTTTGCGTACCCATGCTAAGGCGATCGCCCCCGTAATTCTCGGACAAGATTCGAGAAATTCCGGGGATATGTTGGCAATGGCTTTGAGTGCAGGTTTAACAGCAGCAGGGGTGGAAGTTTGGCATTTGGGATTATGCCCCACTCCTTGCGTTGCTTATCTAACTAGCATCACCCAAGCCATCGGGGGAGTGATGATTTCTGCCAGTCACAACCCGCCAGAAGACAACGGCATTAAAATTTTTGGTGCAGATGGTGGGAAGTTATCTCAGGCGTTGCAGGCGGAAATTGAAGCGGGACTACGCGGTAAGATATCAATTGCCGATAGCGTTAGTAATTGCGGCAGGCATTACTCGCGTTTGGAATTAATTAGGGAGTATAGCCAAGCACTGAAACAACCTTTGCAGCCCCAGGTAAATCTCCAAGGATTGAAGATTGTTTTAGATTTAGCCTGGGGTGCAGCAGTAGGTTTGGCACCATCAGTATTTCAGGAAATGGGGGCAGAAGTCATTAGTTTGCATAACCAAGCAGATGGCGATCGCATCAATGTTAGCTGCGGTTCTACCCACTTAGAAATTCTCCAAGCCACAGTGCAGGAACATCACGCCGATTTGGGCTTTGCCTTTGATGGCGATGCCGATCGCGTGTTAGCTGTAGATAATACTGGCAGACAAGTGAATGGGGATTACATTCTCTACCTCTGGGGACGCTACCTACAATCAACAAAACAACTGCCAGATAGCTTAATCGTTTCCACCGTCATGGCTAACTTAGGCTTTGAGAGGGCCTGGAAACAACAAGGCGGTAACTTGATTCGCACCGCCGTAGGCGATCAATACGTGCAAGCAGAAATGGCGCGGACTGGGGGAATGTTAGGTGGCGAACAATCTGGGCACATTCTTTGCCGTCATTATGGCATTACTGGAGATGGCTTATTAACAGCCTTACACATAGCAAGTTTAGTCAAACAAGCCGGTGTTTCCCTCAGCGAACTGGTAGACCAAAGCTTTCAGACTTACCCACAACTGTTGCGGAACGTGCGCGTAGAAGACCGCGATCGCCGTTTGGGGTGGCAAAATTGTCAAGCCCTACAACAAGCGATCGACCTAGCTGAAACCGCAATGGGTGACGCTGGCAGAATTTTAGTCCGCGCTTCTGGCACAGAACCAGTAGTCAGAGTCATGGTGGAAGCGGCTGACGCTGAACTTGCTAACTACTGGACAAATGAATTGGTATCACAAGTCCAACAACACTTGGTGGTTTAA
- a CDS encoding glycosyltransferase family 2 protein — protein MLVFVIPLKSPQASNSWEHVSKLFERCIKSVCNQTSTDFHAVVVCNEKPKIEFTHPHITYITVDFPPAKEKTLINQRYTDKGRKVLKGLIYAQEFSPTHTMAVDADDCVSKNLAAFIKQYPNDNGWFINKGYKYQEGSKHIYRKRSNFYKICGTCNILRYDLNNFPEKAEYNRGYGYYKHYIDHAKVRDTLAKQAQPIKPLPFPGAIYILETGEHLFYDSTKLGFSIFNRQLLNESIREEFGLYNLYSNPKLFVNA, from the coding sequence ATGCTTGTTTTTGTTATCCCACTCAAAAGTCCGCAAGCTTCCAATTCTTGGGAACATGTCTCAAAATTATTTGAGAGGTGTATTAAATCAGTTTGCAATCAAACCTCAACTGATTTTCATGCTGTTGTCGTTTGTAACGAAAAGCCAAAAATCGAATTCACTCATCCCCACATCACATATATTACAGTTGACTTTCCGCCTGCCAAAGAAAAAACTTTGATAAATCAAAGATACACCGATAAAGGGCGGAAAGTCTTGAAAGGATTAATTTATGCTCAAGAATTTTCACCTACTCATACAATGGCAGTTGATGCTGATGATTGTGTAAGTAAAAACTTAGCCGCTTTTATTAAGCAATATCCTAATGATAATGGATGGTTTATTAACAAAGGTTATAAATATCAAGAAGGTAGTAAACACATTTATCGCAAAAGAAGCAATTTTTATAAAATCTGTGGTACTTGTAACATTCTGCGATACGATTTGAATAATTTTCCCGAAAAAGCAGAATATAATCGTGGTTATGGTTACTATAAACATTATATAGATCATGCCAAAGTCAGAGATACTTTAGCCAAGCAAGCACAACCTATTAAACCATTACCATTTCCTGGTGCAATTTATATCCTAGAGACAGGCGAACATCTTTTTTATGATTCCACAAAGTTAGGATTTAGTATCTTCAATCGTCAATTATTAAATGAATCAATAAGAGAGGAATTTGGGTTATACAACTTATACAGCAATCCTAAATTGTTTGTGAACGCTTAA
- the hpsL gene encoding hormogonium polysaccharide biosynthesis protein HpsL, producing the protein MPKTKSKSQKSKNSKKQVTNETPTLSLKEQLAQKRKAAQARKELISLVTTSLSIALFVGFLLFLVGGIKVALPAVLGILIISLSYKYPRQALYAFIIYVPFGGTITYYIGNSPILQLAKDAFYVPVLIALWQSCRQRGLPLIPVKAIKIPLFILLGLCLLTLVFVNGGQQLNPPSAGLLETPAKEIPIGMGILGLKVFLGYVPLIGCAYYLIRDKRDFLFLARLQIVLILICCVLGIIQYLLLFTGICEGTRNAEGSALFKATLEARCYFGGSLVYSPSQGIIRLPGTFVAPWQWAWFLISSTFFTFATGFTDPSIIWRIISLGSLVTVFINAVVSGQRIALALVPTCFVILLLLTGQIGNLKRFIPIGVGLGLILSIAVVTNPTVVQERVDSFTGRWEASPPQEFIVSQFEENWKNVEGPLGSGLGRATNSARALGQTKLVETYYPKVLYEVGILGLIGFVVLVTTLTITAFKTYRSIKNRNFRSYGAALWVFILFISYNTYYYPLDVDPVAVYYWFFAGLLFKLPALDKQDKEEAKPEKAKKKKRLNTTF; encoded by the coding sequence ATGCCGAAAACCAAGTCAAAATCTCAGAAATCTAAAAATTCCAAAAAGCAGGTTACAAATGAAACTCCCACCCTTAGCCTCAAAGAACAGTTAGCCCAAAAGCGTAAAGCAGCCCAAGCACGTAAAGAACTCATTAGCTTGGTAACAACTTCCCTCTCTATTGCTTTATTTGTTGGCTTTCTGCTTTTTTTAGTAGGTGGAATTAAGGTGGCACTTCCCGCTGTTTTGGGAATTTTAATCATAAGTCTTTCTTATAAATATCCACGCCAAGCGCTTTATGCTTTTATAATTTACGTGCCCTTTGGGGGTACTATAACTTATTACATCGGCAATAGTCCGATTCTGCAATTAGCTAAAGATGCTTTTTATGTACCAGTTTTGATTGCACTTTGGCAAAGTTGTCGCCAGCGGGGGCTACCTTTAATTCCTGTCAAAGCGATTAAAATCCCACTATTTATTTTATTAGGGCTATGTCTGTTAACACTAGTTTTTGTCAATGGTGGGCAGCAGCTAAATCCACCTAGTGCAGGACTATTAGAAACACCAGCCAAAGAAATTCCTATAGGCATGGGTATTCTAGGACTAAAAGTATTTTTAGGCTATGTTCCCCTAATTGGTTGTGCTTACTATCTCATTCGTGATAAGCGGGATTTTCTATTTTTAGCCCGCCTACAAATTGTCCTCATACTTATTTGCTGCGTTCTGGGAATTATTCAATATTTGTTACTATTCACGGGGATATGTGAAGGTACTAGAAATGCTGAAGGAAGTGCTTTATTTAAAGCTACACTCGAAGCGAGGTGTTATTTTGGCGGTTCCCTAGTCTATAGTCCTAGCCAGGGAATCATTCGCCTCCCAGGAACATTTGTTGCCCCTTGGCAGTGGGCATGGTTTTTAATTTCTAGTACCTTTTTTACCTTCGCTACAGGCTTCACTGATCCTTCGATTATTTGGCGGATCATCAGTTTAGGTTCTTTAGTTACGGTCTTTATTAATGCAGTAGTTTCTGGGCAAAGAATTGCCTTAGCTTTAGTGCCTACCTGCTTTGTGATTTTGCTATTGCTGACTGGTCAAATTGGCAACCTGAAACGCTTTATCCCCATAGGAGTAGGGCTTGGCTTGATTCTCAGCATAGCAGTAGTAACTAACCCTACTGTTGTGCAAGAGAGGGTAGATAGTTTTACTGGTCGCTGGGAAGCTTCACCACCCCAAGAGTTTATCGTTAGTCAATTTGAGGAAAATTGGAAAAATGTAGAGGGGCCTCTGGGAAGTGGCTTAGGTCGCGCCACTAACTCAGCCCGTGCATTGGGTCAAACAAAGCTAGTGGAAACTTATTATCCGAAAGTACTATATGAAGTGGGTATTTTAGGATTAATCGGCTTTGTTGTTTTAGTCACCACCCTCACAATCACTGCTTTCAAAACCTATCGTTCCATAAAAAACCGTAATTTCCGCAGTTACGGAGCAGCTTTATGGGTGTTTATATTGTTTATTAGTTACAACACCTACTACTACCCTTTAGATGTTGATCCGGTGGCTGTCTACTACTGGTTTTTTGCAGGGTTACTATTTAAATTACCAGCATTGGATAAACAAGATAAGGAAGAAGCCAAGCCGGAAAAAGCAAAAAAGAAAAAACGTCTCAACACGACATTTTAA
- the hpsN gene encoding hormogonium polysaccharide biosynthesis glycosyltransferase HpsN produces MNNLPLISVIIPTYGREETLQDSIVDVLNQDYANFEVLVVDQSPKHKPEIQAYLEEQAAAGKIKWFHLDWASLPGARNYGVRRSVGEIILFIDDDVKLTPGFLAAHVKNYLQNPEVGAVAGRVFDRMKLGDSGGKLEIEYLPPQAMDPGIAWYHIDLVHTIKPQQVLTARGCNMSFRREIFFKHKLKFDERFRGSAVREESDFCLRLRKTGYKIWYDPEAHLVHLGEETGGCHDISMRSLKYQLTFYHNHFLLGLKNLNLNQALRLYARLFDCHVLGRPPCHKSGSPIKIATRALFYTLGFLKALGTVIQSIWNDGQIYSRLDQQV; encoded by the coding sequence ATGAATAATTTGCCTTTAATATCTGTCATCATCCCAACCTACGGGCGAGAGGAAACATTGCAAGATAGTATTGTGGATGTTCTCAATCAGGATTATGCCAATTTTGAAGTTTTAGTAGTAGACCAATCTCCAAAACACAAACCAGAAATTCAAGCTTATCTAGAAGAACAAGCGGCAGCAGGTAAGATTAAATGGTTTCATTTAGATTGGGCAAGTTTGCCAGGGGCACGTAATTATGGCGTGCGGCGGTCAGTTGGTGAAATAATTTTATTTATTGATGATGATGTAAAATTAACCCCTGGTTTTTTAGCAGCCCATGTGAAAAACTATTTGCAAAATCCAGAAGTGGGGGCTGTTGCCGGACGGGTATTTGACAGAATGAAATTAGGAGATTCTGGGGGAAAATTGGAGATTGAATATCTTCCCCCCCAAGCTATGGATCCAGGAATTGCTTGGTATCATATTGACTTAGTGCATACTATTAAACCCCAGCAGGTGTTGACAGCTAGGGGTTGCAATATGTCTTTTCGCCGCGAAATATTTTTTAAACACAAGCTCAAGTTTGATGAAAGGTTTCGCGGTAGTGCAGTGCGCGAAGAGTCAGACTTTTGTTTGCGGCTGCGAAAGACAGGATATAAAATTTGGTATGACCCAGAGGCGCATTTAGTACATTTAGGCGAAGAAACTGGGGGTTGTCATGATATTAGTATGCGATCGCTCAAATATCAACTCACCTTCTATCACAACCATTTCTTACTAGGTTTGAAGAACCTCAACCTTAACCAAGCTTTACGCCTATACGCCCGTTTATTTGACTGTCACGTCCTGGGGCGTCCACCTTGTCACAAAAGCGGTTCTCCTATCAAAATAGCGACTCGCGCCCTTTTCTATACTTTGGGTTTTCTCAAAGCCTTGGGTACTGTCATTCAGTCAATATGGAATGACGGACAAATTTATAGTCGCCTTGACCAACAAGTTTAG
- the hpsO gene encoding hormogonium polysaccharide biosynthesis glycosyltransferase HpsO, producing the protein MKILVASHTYIVDLNCEKLRALSQLEPGIEVTVVVPKSWKPGGVQNKIIETQYRDEGAFKIVPVSNFSQNHQGLLTFGADLISLVRQFRPQVIQVEQGSRGLAYTQMIALNQLLNLKAKNIFFTWWNLPYDLKFPISLLEKYNLNHSHGIISGNQDGAEILRQRGYQGSIKVMPQLGVDETLFTPKAQPELAAKLGIKSDDFVVGFVGRFVQEKGLLTLLQALVTLQNKSWKLLLLGRGPLEAELIKIATENNIKERLILVESVPHDEVANYINLMSTLVLPSETTYNFKTLTSVGWKEQFGHVLIEAMACQVPVIGSNSGEIPHVIGDAGLIFSEGDAKALADCLVQLIEKPDFAQTLGEMGYQKAMVKYTNKALAKQQFEFYQELVNSQ; encoded by the coding sequence ATGAAAATTTTAGTTGCCAGTCATACTTATATAGTAGACCTTAACTGTGAAAAATTACGCGCTTTATCTCAATTAGAACCGGGAATTGAGGTGACAGTCGTAGTTCCCAAAAGCTGGAAACCTGGTGGCGTACAAAACAAAATTATTGAAACTCAATACCGCGATGAAGGCGCATTTAAAATAGTCCCTGTTTCTAATTTCAGTCAAAATCATCAGGGACTTCTGACATTTGGTGCAGATTTAATCAGTTTGGTGCGGCAGTTTCGTCCTCAAGTCATCCAGGTAGAACAAGGGTCACGAGGGCTGGCATATACTCAGATGATTGCCTTAAATCAACTTTTAAATCTCAAAGCAAAAAATATATTTTTCACTTGGTGGAATTTGCCATACGATTTAAAATTTCCCATCTCTTTATTAGAGAAATATAACCTCAACCATAGCCACGGCATTATCTCTGGCAATCAGGATGGGGCTGAAATTTTACGGCAAAGGGGATATCAAGGTTCAATTAAAGTCATGCCCCAACTTGGTGTAGATGAAACTTTATTTACTCCCAAAGCACAACCAGAATTAGCTGCTAAACTGGGAATTAAATCAGATGATTTTGTGGTGGGTTTTGTGGGGCGGTTTGTTCAGGAAAAAGGTTTGTTAACGCTGTTGCAAGCATTAGTAACTTTACAAAATAAATCTTGGAAACTATTATTGCTGGGACGCGGGCCGCTAGAAGCCGAATTAATCAAAATCGCTACAGAAAACAATATAAAAGAACGTTTGATTTTAGTAGAAAGCGTTCCCCATGACGAAGTAGCCAACTATATAAATTTAATGAGTACTTTGGTACTGCCTTCAGAAACAACTTACAATTTTAAAACCTTAACTTCTGTTGGTTGGAAAGAACAATTTGGTCATGTCCTGATTGAGGCAATGGCTTGTCAAGTTCCTGTAATTGGTTCAAATTCTGGTGAAATTCCCCATGTAATTGGTGATGCTGGTTTAATCTTTTCTGAAGGGGATGCTAAAGCCTTGGCTGATTGCTTAGTTCAATTAATAGAAAAACCAGATTTTGCCCAAACTCTCGGTGAAATGGGTTATCAAAAAGCAATGGTAAAATACACCAATAAAGCTTTAGCAAAGCAGCAGTTTGAGTTTTATCAAGAATTAGTCAATAGTCAATAG